One window of the Cryptomeria japonica chromosome 7, Sugi_1.0, whole genome shotgun sequence genome contains the following:
- the LOC131056247 gene encoding disease resistance protein RPV1-like has product MASSSSSNLFAGIEPPTKRRKVSESPLLVDVFINHRGPDVKETLAQNLYDSLLESKIRVFLDKELESGQKFTPAIEKAIRSVSIHIAIFSEQYAKSPWCLDELVLMIETKATIIPIFYDVKPRDLRFRYVAETVLYRNAFCKYRNEGLYLEKLDGWTQALENVSFMKGYEFSKDKVDKDSLNSVVQAVKKVLERKKPLHVADYPVGLEDLVNEFERVCGQPGDKVKIVGIYGIGGIGKTTLAIEYFNRKRGEYDGSCFLFDVAEKELPALQSKLLNDLVLPHRDPLTKFEDTIEGKGDLNYYLPKLSEYRFLIVLDNIDDKKQIEALLVRDALNPQSLVIVTTRDEGVLKGIITTSYEMKEMNPTHSTELFCLHAFNQRIAEEGYMYLVESFLTVCMGLPLYLRVLGEIVCGSDKSDWDLLLKEVREEMRGEIQQVLRKSIENLNIAQQRMFLDTACFFIDKPKSMAIQIWEVAERSVTVERSLRTLKEKSLVHARLDRQGFEDGEHPLTMHVLNRDLGRELAKTLIPPTRVWQPNHLKVLEQKGFPNILKQAIDSDYRFLHTCEFSKHFQITYFIGNVVNFGRPATTAILWLELDLNGGERTTIHPAIPLQSVQCLIIARGRLTRLWQKDAKQPLNLKQLQLNEVEWVECTESLAKLKDLEKLVLGGRNDNNKNKKMNASSLSNSLGQLQNLKVLVLRHLGLKGVVAFRSSTPHSSMSSLQKLHISDEKLVRKVTIDGARCPRIQFLFLESMKILENIDLSLLTTLEFLQVRKCPKLGKISGISDLQQLKVLSIRECPNVEADSIAGLSCLERIVIDRCQKLNCFTGIEHSEHLGTDKLKYLHLAALGIGGVPNCIRKLKKLPSEFTTVIGKAANEALSTLKDNLCSDLMGDGGKIHITQNCMPEASLEEIQHSLRAVILCALIHSNDGEFLHIDSIHTDIPEGEWIPHPHSLIDYYIPKGEWMVTFVTKAKKIDRIPTLSYASEIKKGCIIMLKNGEEGNVLSLLKKIVDQIYEA; this is encoded by the exons ATGGCATCTTCCTCCTCGTCTAACCTTTTCGCCGGCATAGAACCTCCAACCAAGAGGAGAAAAGTTTCTGAATCTCCACTTCTAGTTGATGTATTTATTAACCACAGGGGCCCTGACGTCAAGGAAACGCTGGCTCAGAATCTTTACGATTCTCTCCTGGAATCGAAAATTCGAGTATTTCTGGATAAAGAGTTAGAATCGGGACAGAAATTTACTCCTGCCATTGAGAAAGCCATCCGCTCTGTCTCAATTCACATTGCCATCTTTTCAGAGCAATACGCCAAGTCTCCTTGGTGTTTGGATGAGCTTGTTCTAATGATAGAAACCAAGGCTACAATTATTCCAATATTTTATGATGTGAAGCCAAGGGATCTCCGTTTCCGTTACGTAGCTGAAACGGTACTGTATAGAAATGCATTTTGTAAATATCGAAATGAAGGCCTATACTTGGAAAAACTCGACGGCTGGACACAAGCCCTCGAGAATGTCTCATTTATGAAAGGTTATGAATTCAGCAAGGATAAAGT GGATAAGGATAGTTTGAATAGTGTAGTGCAGGCAGTCAAAAAAGTGTTGGAAAGGAAAAAACCTTTACATGTTGCAGATTATCCTGTGGGGCTTGAAGATCTGGTGAATGAATTCGAAAGGGTTTGTGGACAGCCAGGGGATAAAGTCAAGATTGTTGGGATCTATGGAATAGGGGGAATTGGAAAGACAACTCTGGCAATTGAATATTTCAATCGCAAGCGTGGTGAGTACGATGGGTCCTGTTTTCTGTTTGATGTGGCTGAAAAAGAATTGCCTGCATTGCAATCTAAGCTCCTGAATGATCTTGTACTCCCGCACCGAGATCCTCTAACCAAATTTGAAGATACGATTGAAGGAAAAGGTGATCTCAATTATTATCTGCCAAAACTCAGCGAGTACCGCTTTCTTATTGTTTTGGATAATATTGATGATAAGAAGCAAATAGAAGCTCTATTGGTTAGAGATGCCCTGAATCCTCAGAGTCTAGTCATCGTCACAACCCGTGATGAGGGGGTGCTCAAAGGCATTATTACTACTTCCtatgaaatgaaagaaatgaatCCAACGCACAGCACTGAACTTTTCTGTTTGCATGCATTCAACCAACGAATTGCCGAGGAGGGATACATGTATTTAGTTGAGAGTTTTCTGACAGTGTGCATGGGTTTACCTTTGTATCTCCGAGTGCTAGGCGAGATTGTTTGCGGTAGTGATAAGAGTGATTGGGACTTACTACTGAAGGAGGTTAGGGAGGAAATGCGTGGTGAAATTCAGCAGGTACTTCGGAAAAGCATTGAAAATTTGAATATTGCTCAGCAACGGATGTTCTTAGACACTGCGTGCTTCTTCATCGACAAGCCAAAGAGTATGGCCATACAAATATGGGAAGTTGCAGAGAGGAGCGTCACGGTCGAACGGAGCCTTCGGACCTTAAAAGAGAAATCTCTTGTTCATGCAAGATTGGATCGCCAGGGATTTGAAGATGGAGAGCATCCTCTGACAATGCACGTCCTCAACCGCGATTTAGGGAGAGAACTAGCAAAGACTTTGATCCCTCCTACTCGCGTGTGGCAGCCCAATCATCTTAAGGTTCTG GAACAAAAGGGGTTTCCAAACATCCTCAAGCAAGCAATAGACAGTGATTACCGATTTCTCCATACTTGTGAGTTCTCCAAACATTTTCAAATCACATACTTTATTGGGAATGTAGTCAATTTTGGAAGGCCAGCAACTACCGCTATATTATGGCTTGAGCTTGACCTCAACGGGGGTGAACGCACAACTATTCATCCAGCGATTCCACTGCAAAGTGTGCAATGCTTAATAATTGCTCGAGGACGTCTCACAAGGTTGTGGCAGAAAGATGCAAAG CAACCTTTGAATCTGAAACAGCTACAGCTTAATGAGGTGGAATGGGTAGAGTGCACAGAGTCATTAGCAAAGTTGAAGGACTTGGAAAAGCTCGTCCTGGGCGGAAGAAAtgacaacaacaaaaataaaaaaatgaacgcATCATCCTTATCAAATTCCCTTGGACAACTCCAGAATCTTAAAGTTTTGGTTTTGAGGCATTTGGGGTTAAAAGGGGTAGTGGCTTTTAGAAGTAGTACTCCACACTCTTCCATGAGTAGCCTTCAAAAGCTACATATTAGTGACGAAAAACTTGTAAGGAAGGTCACAATTGATGGAGCTCGTTGTCCACGGATTCAATTTCTCTTCCTTGAATCCATGAAAATATTGGAGAACATAGATTTATCGCTGCTAACAACACTGGAATTTCTCCAAGTGAGGAAgtgtccaaaattgggaaagataTCGGGAATATCTGATCTGCAACAGCTTAAAGTATTGAGTATACGTGAATGTCCTAATGTAGAAGCGGACAGTATTGCAGGTCTGAGTTGCCTAGAGAGGATTGTCATTGATAGATGCCAGAAGCTGAACTGTTTTACAGGTATTGAACATTCAGAACATTTGGGCACCGACAAATTGAAATATCTACATCTTGCAGCACTTGGCATTGGTGGTGTACCGAACTGCATTCGTAAGTTGAAG AAATTACCATCGGAGTTCACGACTGTAATTGGGAAAGCAGCAAATGAAGCCTTGTCAACTCTAAAAGACAATCTTTGTTCTGATCTTATGGGCGATGGAGGTAAAATTCATATTACTCAGAATTGCATGCCTGAAGCATCACTGGAAGAGATCCAGCACTCGTTGAGGGCTGTCATTCTCTGTGCTTTGATCCATAGCAATGATGGTGAATTTCTACATATTGACTCGATTCACACTGATATACCAGAAGGAGAGTGGATCCCTCATCCTCATAGCTTGATTGACTATTATATACCGAAAGGAGAATGGATGGTTACATTTGTAACTAAGGCAAAAAAAATTGACAGGATTCCGACTCTGTCCTATGCTTCTGAAATTAAAAAGGGGTGTATAATAATGCTGAAAAATGGCGAAGAAGGAAACGTCTTATCTTTACTGAAAAAAATTGTTGATCAGATATATGAAGCCTAA